Proteins encoded by one window of Epinephelus moara isolate mb unplaced genomic scaffold, YSFRI_EMoa_1.0 scaffold3957, whole genome shotgun sequence:
- the LOC126387393 gene encoding P2Y purinoceptor 1-like, with protein sequence LTLQADFCLLFTSFDFTGRFLPPVYIIVFIIGLVANGWGLKSLLHNWKKLKIINVFVLNLGLADILYLLTLPFLVVYYFMKSKWIFGDAFCKITRFCFNLNLYGSIGFLTCISVYRYLAVVHPLRVIGRLTLTHSVGISAMVWVLVSAQSLPDVFYSKTYGNKPGKCFDTTSNTYVESYLK encoded by the coding sequence CTTTGACTTTACAGGCAGATTTCTGCCTCCTGTTTACAAGCTTTGACTTTACAGGCAGATTTCTGCCTCCTGTTTACATCATAGTCTTCATCATTGGTCTGGTAGCTAACGGATGGGGACTGAAGTCTTTGCTGCACAACTGGAAGAAGCTAAAAATCATCAATGTTTTCGTTCTCAACCTTGGACTTGCTGATATTTTGTACCTGCTCACACTCCCATTTTTGGTGGTGTACTACTTTATGAAGAGTAAATGGATCTTTGGAGACGCATTCTGCAAGATCACAAGATTCTGCTTCAACCTGAATCTCTATGGCAGCATCGGGTTCCTCACTTGTATAAGTGTGTACAGGTATCTGGCTGTTGTCCATCCACTGAGAGTGATTGGAAGATTAACTCTGACTCATTCTGTGGGGATCTCAGCGATGGTTTGGGTCTTGGTGAGCGCTCAAAGTCTCCCGGATGTGTTCTACAGCAAAACATATGGAAACAAGCCTGGGAAATGTTTTGATACCACCAGTAACACCTATGTTGAGAGTTATCTGAAAT